The following are from one region of the Ochotona princeps isolate mOchPri1 chromosome 4, mOchPri1.hap1, whole genome shotgun sequence genome:
- the AIP gene encoding AH receptor-interacting protein isoform X1 has protein sequence MADIIARLREDGIQKRVIQEGRGDLPGYEDGTKATFHYRTLHSDNEGSVLDDSRVRGKPMELIIGKKFKLPVWETIVRSMREGETAEFLCDVKHVVLYPLVAKSLRNIAAGKDPLEGQRHCCGMAQMHEHSSLGHADLDALQHNPQPLVFHFEMLKVESPGTYQQDPWAMTDEEKAKAVPLIHQEGNRLYREGQVKEAAAKYYDAIACLKNLQMKEQPGSPDWIQLDQQITPLLLNYCQCKLVAEEYYEVLDHCSSILNKYDDNVKAYFKRGKAHAAVWNAQEAQADFAKVLELDPALAPIVSRELRALEARIRQKDEEDKARFRGIFSH, from the exons ATGGCGGATATCATCGCACGACTCCGGGAGGACGGAATCCAAAAGCGCGTGATCCAGGAGGGCCGAGGCGACCTCCCCGGCTACGAGGACGGAACCAAG GCCACATTCCACTATCGGACACTGCACAGTGACAATGAGGGCTCGGTGCTGGATGACAGCAGGGTCCGTGGCAAGCCCATGGAGCTCATCATTGGCAAGAAGTTCAagctgcccgtgtgggagaccatcGTGCGCTCCATGCGTGAAGGGGAGACTGCCGAGTTCCTCTGTGACGTCAAG CACGTGGTCCTGTACCCGTTGGTGGCCAAAAGCCTCCGCAACATCGCGGCAGGCAAGGACCCGCTGGAGGGCCAGCGGCACTGCTGCGGCATGGCGCAAATGCATGAACACAGCTCGCTGGGCCACGCCGACCTGGACGCCCTGCAGCACAACCCGCAGCCGCTCGTCTTCCACTTTGAGATGCTGAAG GTGGAGAGCCCTGGCACGTACCAGCAGGACCCATGGGCCATGACGGACGAGGAGAAGGCCAAGGCTGTACCACTCATCCACCAAGAAGGCAACCGGCTGTACCGTGAGGGGCAGGTCAAGGAGGCGGCCGCCAAGTACTACGACGCCATCGCCTGCCTCAAGAACCTGCAGATGAAG GAACAGCCTGGGTCCCCTGACTGGATCCAGCTGGACCAGCAGATCACCCCCCTGCTGCTCAATTACTGCCAGTGCAAGCTGGTGGCTGAAGAATATTACGAggtgctggaccactgctcctcCATCCTCAATAAGTACGACG ACAATGTCAAGGCCTACTTCAAGCGGGGCAAGGCCCATGCGGCCGTGTGGAACGCGCAGGAGGCCCAGGCCGACTTCGCCAAGGTGCTGGAGCTGGACCCGGCCCTGGCACCCATCGTGAGCCGGGAGCTGCGGGCCCTGGAGGCGCGGATCCGGCAGAAGGATGAGGAGGACAAGGCCCGCTTCCGTGGCATTTTCTCCCACTGA
- the AIP gene encoding AH receptor-interacting protein isoform X2, protein MADIIARLREDGIQKRVIQEGRGDLPGYEDGTKATFHYRTLHSDNEGSVLDDSRVRGKPMELIIGKKFKLPVWETIVRSMREGETAEFLCDVKHVVLYPLVAKSLRNIAAGKDPLEGQRHCCGMAQMHEHSSLGHADLDALQHNPQPLVFHFEMLKVESPGTYQQDPWAMTDEEKAKAVPLIHQEGNRLYREGQVKEAAAKYYDAIACLKNLQMKEQPGSPDWIQLDQQITPLLLNYCQCKLVAEEYYEVLDHCSSILNKQCQGLLQAGQGPCGRVERAGGPGRLRQGAGAGPGPGTHREPGAAGPGGADPAEG, encoded by the exons ATGGCGGATATCATCGCACGACTCCGGGAGGACGGAATCCAAAAGCGCGTGATCCAGGAGGGCCGAGGCGACCTCCCCGGCTACGAGGACGGAACCAAG GCCACATTCCACTATCGGACACTGCACAGTGACAATGAGGGCTCGGTGCTGGATGACAGCAGGGTCCGTGGCAAGCCCATGGAGCTCATCATTGGCAAGAAGTTCAagctgcccgtgtgggagaccatcGTGCGCTCCATGCGTGAAGGGGAGACTGCCGAGTTCCTCTGTGACGTCAAG CACGTGGTCCTGTACCCGTTGGTGGCCAAAAGCCTCCGCAACATCGCGGCAGGCAAGGACCCGCTGGAGGGCCAGCGGCACTGCTGCGGCATGGCGCAAATGCATGAACACAGCTCGCTGGGCCACGCCGACCTGGACGCCCTGCAGCACAACCCGCAGCCGCTCGTCTTCCACTTTGAGATGCTGAAG GTGGAGAGCCCTGGCACGTACCAGCAGGACCCATGGGCCATGACGGACGAGGAGAAGGCCAAGGCTGTACCACTCATCCACCAAGAAGGCAACCGGCTGTACCGTGAGGGGCAGGTCAAGGAGGCGGCCGCCAAGTACTACGACGCCATCGCCTGCCTCAAGAACCTGCAGATGAAG GAACAGCCTGGGTCCCCTGACTGGATCCAGCTGGACCAGCAGATCACCCCCCTGCTGCTCAATTACTGCCAGTGCAAGCTGGTGGCTGAAGAATATTACGAggtgctggaccactgctcctcCATCCTCAATAA ACAATGTCAAGGCCTACTTCAAGCGGGGCAAGGCCCATGCGGCCGTGTGGAACGCGCAGGAGGCCCAGGCCGACTTCGCCAAGGTGCTGGAGCTGGACCCGGCCCTGGCACCCATCGTGAGCCGGGAGCTGCGGGCCCTGGAGGCGCGGATCCGGCAGAAGGATGA
- the TMEM134 gene encoding transmembrane protein 134 isoform X2, producing the protein MSTSRPQFSIDDAFELSLEDTGPGPESSGVARFGPLHFERRARFDVADEDKQSRLRYQNLESSVDGAQAPPQLDSRVSTRDSGRTSVRGSQWSFSTGSTSTQRSYNACCSWTLHPLIQKNRRVVLASFLLLLLGLGVSSAIFFVPGFLLLVPGVYHVIFIYCAVKGHQGFQFFYLPYFEK; encoded by the exons ATGAGCACCTCCCGGCCCCAGTTCAGCATCGATGACGCCTTCGAGCTCTCCCTGGAGGACACGGGTCCCGGACCCGAGTCCAGCGGGGTCGCCCGCTTCGGGCCGCTGCACTTCGAGCGCCGGGCCCGCTTCGACGTGGCCGACGAGGACAAGCAGTCCCGCCTGCGCTACCAG AACCTAGAGAGCAGTGTGGACGGAGCCCAGGCCCCACCTCAGCTGGACAGCCGAGTCAGCACCAG ggatTCTGGCCGGACATCCGTGCGAGGCTCCCAGTGGTCCTTCAGCACGGGCAGCACCAGCACCCAACGCTCCTATAATGCCTGCTGCAG CTGGACCCTACACCCTCTAATCCAGAAGAACCGTCGTGTTGTGCTGGCCTCCTTCctgctcttgctgctggggctgg GTGTCTCCAGTGCCATCTTCTTCGTTCCTGGCTTCCTGTTGTTGGTCCCAGGAG TCTACCACGTGATCTTCATCTACTGCGCTGTCAAGGGCCACCAGGGCTTCCAGTTCTTCTACCTGCCCTACTTTGAGAAGTGA
- the TMEM134 gene encoding transmembrane protein 134 isoform X1 — translation MSTSRPQFSIDDAFELSLEDTGPGPESSGVARFGPLHFERRARFDVADEDKQSRLRYQNLESSVDGAQAPPQLDSRVSTRDSGRTSVRGSQWSFSTGSTSTQRSYNACCSWTLHPLIQKNRRVVLASFLLLLLGLVLILVGVGLQVAPSPGVSSAIFFVPGFLLLVPGVYHVIFIYCAVKGHQGFQFFYLPYFEK, via the exons ATGAGCACCTCCCGGCCCCAGTTCAGCATCGATGACGCCTTCGAGCTCTCCCTGGAGGACACGGGTCCCGGACCCGAGTCCAGCGGGGTCGCCCGCTTCGGGCCGCTGCACTTCGAGCGCCGGGCCCGCTTCGACGTGGCCGACGAGGACAAGCAGTCCCGCCTGCGCTACCAG AACCTAGAGAGCAGTGTGGACGGAGCCCAGGCCCCACCTCAGCTGGACAGCCGAGTCAGCACCAG ggatTCTGGCCGGACATCCGTGCGAGGCTCCCAGTGGTCCTTCAGCACGGGCAGCACCAGCACCCAACGCTCCTATAATGCCTGCTGCAG CTGGACCCTACACCCTCTAATCCAGAAGAACCGTCGTGTTGTGCTGGCCTCCTTCctgctcttgctgctggggctgg TGCTGATCCTGGTTGGTGTAGGACTGCAGGTGGCACCCTCTCCAG GTGTCTCCAGTGCCATCTTCTTCGTTCCTGGCTTCCTGTTGTTGGTCCCAGGAG TCTACCACGTGATCTTCATCTACTGCGCTGTCAAGGGCCACCAGGGCTTCCAGTTCTTCTACCTGCCCTACTTTGAGAAGTGA
- the LOC101535656 gene encoding calcium-binding protein 4, producing MAAEQCSGQSGPQQPPVESQAEGPLATSRSSKKKKGLGRSRKGVSSPKEPPSAQGPKPTGSGKPGEGHPGSAGAVPGSALRRRSRHRLDHCDIAAQRTYGPLLNRIFGKDRELGAEELEELQAAFEEFDTDRDGYMGHRELGECLRTLGYMPTEMELLELSQHVKMRMGGRVDFEEFVELIGPKLREETAHMLGVRELRVAFQEFDRDRDGRITVAELRQVAPALLGEPLEGSELDEMLREVDLNGDGTVDFDEFVMMLFSP from the exons atggctgcggAGCAGTGCAGTGGGCAGTCAGGCCCCCAGCAGCCCCCTGTGGAGAGTCAGGCTGAGGGCCCCCTGGCCACCAGCAGGAgtagcaagaaaaagaaaggactCGGCAGGTCTCGCAAAGGCGTCAGCAGCCCCAAGGAGCCGCCCTCCGCCCAGGGCCCCAAGCCTACTGGGAGTGGCAAGCCGGGAGAGGGCCACCCGGGATCTGCTGGAGCTGTCCCTGGGTCGGCCTTGCGGCGCCGCTCCCGACACCGCCTGGACCACTGTGACATTGCCGCTCAGAGGACATATGGGCCGCTGCTCAACCGGATCTTCGGGAAG GACCGGGAGCTGGGTGCAGAGGAGCTGGAAG AGCTGCAGGCTGCCTTTGAGGAGTTCGACACTGACCGTGACGGCTACATGGGCCACCGTGAGCTGGGTGAATGCCTGCGGACGTTGGGCTACATGCCCACGGAGATGGAGCTTCTAGAACTCTCACAACATGTCAAGATGCGCA TGGGCGGCCGCGTGGACTTCGAGGAGTTTGTGGAACTGATAGGTCCAAAGCTGCGGGAGGAGACGGCGCACATGCTTGGGGTGCGGGAGCTGCGCGTGGCCTTCCAAGAG TTTGACAGGGACAGGGATGGACGAATCACAGTGGCAGAGCTGCGGCAGGTGGCCCCGGCCCTGCTCGGGGAGCCATTGGAGGGCtcggagctggatgagatgctGCGAGAAGTGGACCTCAATGGTGACGGCACAGTGGACTTTGATG AGTTTGTCATGATGCTCTTCAGCCCATGA
- the GPR152 gene encoding probable G-protein coupled receptor 152, translating into MHRLVQQVRMLHPAVPWRPQLDTAMEAYLGAADYDPHTQVDDDEDNSPQGGWDTVFLVALLLLGLPANGLMAWLAGSQARHGAGTRLALLLLSLALSDFLFLAAAAFQILELQHGGHWPLGTAACRFYYFLWGVSYSSGLFLLAALSLDRCLLALCPRWYLGRRPARLPLWVSAGVWVLATLFSVPWLVFPEATVWWYDLVICLDFWDSEELPLRMLEVLGGFLPFLLLLVCHVLTQAKACRPCRRCCCCRRQPQPPVGHGFARVAETILSAYVVLRLPYQLAQLFYLAFLWDLYPGYLLWEALVYSDYLILLDSCLSPFLCVVASADLRALLRALLSSFAAALCEEQPGSFTLPQDPHSQEATGAVTPPGPEAGTQLSSDSVAQPPVNPTAQPPANTSAQVYMDSTAQPPTDSVVQTQINPVDRLSVNTTAQLHVNATAQPHVDPPAQAHVDPTAQPPSDSVVQPQPNTQAQTSEPMAGSAPGPDAPASPIPSSDPILGTPEAPAEPAAPEGHSLSSVPLDEAPSAGPT; encoded by the coding sequence ATGCATCGCTTGGTTCAACAGGTGCGCATGCTACATCCAGCTGTTCCCTGGAGACCCCAACTGGACACTGCTATGGAGGCCTACTTGGGGGCCGCTGACTATGACCCTCACACACAGGTGGACGACGATGAGGACAACTCCCCCCAGGGTGGCTGGGACACGGtcttcctggtggccctgctgctgctggggctgcccgCCAACGGGTTGATGGCATGGCTGGCTGGCTCGCAGGCCCGGCACGGGGCGGGCACGCGGCTGGCATTGCTCCTGCTCAGCCTGGCCCTTTCTGACTTCCTGTTCCTGGCGGCAGCCGCCTTCCAGATCCTGGAGCTCCAGCACGGAGGCCACTGGCCGCTGGGGACAGCCGCCTGCCGTTTCTATTACTTCCTGTGGGGCGTGTCCTACTCGTCAGGCCTCTTCCTGCTGGCGGCCCTCAGTCTAGACCGCTGCCTGCTGGCCTTGTGTCCGCGCTGGTACCTGGGGCGCCGACCAGCCCGTCTGCCCCTGTGGGTGAGCGCTGGAGTCTGGGTGCTGGCCACGCTCTTCAGCGTGCCCTGGCTGGTCTTCCCTGAGGCCACCGTGTGGTGGTACGACCTGGTCATCTGCCTGGACTTCTGGGACAGCGAGGAGCTGCCGCTGCGCATGCTCGAGGTCCTGGGCGGTTTCctgcccttcctgctgctgctggtgtgccATGTGCTCACGCAGGCCAAGGCCTGCCGCCcctgccgccgctgctgctgctgccgccgccaaCCCCAGCCCCCCGTGGGCCACGGCTTCGCCCGCGTGGCCGAGACCATCTTGTCGGCCTATGTAGTCCTCCGTTTGCCCTACCAGCTGGCGCAGCTGTTCTACCTGGCCTTCCTGTGGGACCTGTACCCCGGCTACCTGCTCTGGGAGGCCCTGGTCTACTCCGACTACCTGATCCTGCTGGACAGCTGCCTAAGTCCGTTTCTTTGCGTCGTGGCCAGCGCCGACCTGCGGGCCCTGTTGCGTGCACTGCTGTCCTCCTTCGCCGCAGCGCTCTGCGAGGAGCAGCCGGGCAGTTTCACGCTGCCGCAGGACCCGCACAGCCAGGAGGCCACGGGGGCTGTGACTCCACCAGGGCCAGAGGCTGGTACCCAGCTATCATCAGACTCCGTGGCCCAACCTCCAGTGAACCCCACGGCCCAGCCTCCTGCAAACACCAGTGCCCAGGTGTACATGGATTCCACTGCCCAGCCACCAACAGACTCCGTGGTCCAGACCCAGATAAACCCCGTGGATCGGCTTTCTGTGAACACCACAGCTCAACTACACGTGAATGCCACGGCCCAGCCACATGTGGACCCCCCAGCCCAGGCACACGTGGATCCCACGGCCCAGCCACCATCAGACtctgtggtccagcctcagcCCAACACCCAGGCTCAGACTTCTGAACCCATGGCGGGCTCAGCCCCTGGCCCCGATGCCCCAGCCTCCCCTATCCCTTCCTCAGACCCTATCCTGGGGACCCCCGAGGCCCCCGCTGAACCAGCAGCCCCTGAGGGACACAGCCTCAGCAGTGTCCCACTGGACGAAGCTCCCAGCGCAGGCCCCACGtga
- the CORO1B gene encoding coronin-1B isoform X1, translating to MSFRKVVRQSKFRHVFGQPVKNDQCYEDIRVSRVTWDSTFCAVNPKFLAVIVEASGGGAFLVLPLHKTGRIDKAHPTVCGHTGPVLDIDWCPHNDEVIASGSEDCTVMVWQIPENGLVSPLTEPVVVLEGHTKRVGIITWHPTARNVLLSAGCDNVVLIWNVGTAEELYRLDSLHPDLIYNVSWNRDGSLFCSACKDKSVRIIDPRRGTLVAEREKAHEGARPMRAIFLADGKVFTTGFSRMSERQLALWDPGNLEEPMALQELDSSNGALLPFYDPDTGVVYVCGKGDSSIRYFEITDEPPYIHFLNTFTSKEPQRGMGSMPKRGLEVSKCEIARFYKLHERKCEPIVMTVPRKSDLFQDDLYPDTAGPEAALEAEEWVSGRDAGPVLISLREAYVPSKQRDLKVSRRNVLSDSRPTSTGRPGASAAAAAPAPVAEATPSSMLTGAGQEAGKLDEVMQELRALRALVREQGERISRLEEQLGRMENGDA from the exons ATGTCATTCCGCAAGGTGGTCCGGCAGAGCAAATTCCGGCACGTGTTCGGGCAGCCGGTCAAGAATGACCAATGCTACGAGGACATCCGAGTGTCCCGCGTCACCTGGGACAGCACTTTCTGCGCTGTCAACCCCAAGTTTCTGGCAGTGATTGTAGAGGCCAGCGGCGGGGGTGCCTTCCTGGTGCTCCCCCTACACAAG ACAGGCCGCATCGACAAGGCCCACCCAACAGTGTGTGGGCACACGGGACCCGTCCTGGACATTGACTGGTGTCCCCACAATGATGAGGTCATTGCCAGCGGCTCAGAGGACTGCACGGTCATG GTGTGGCAGATCCCCGAGAACGGGCTGGTCTCCCCGCTCACCGAGCCCGTGGTAGTGCTTGAGGGTCACACCAAACGAGTGGGCATCATCACCTGGCACCCTACTGCCCGGAACGTGCTACTCAGCGCAG GCTGCGACAACGTGGTGCTCATTTGGAACGTGGGCACAGCCGAGGAGCTGTACCGCCTGGACAGCCTGCACCCCGACCTCATCTACAACGTCAGCTGGAACCGCGATGGCAGCCTCTTCTGCTCTGCCTGCAAAGACAAGAGCGTGCGCATCATCGACCCCCGCCGCGGCACCCTCGTGGCA GAGCGGGAGAAGGCCCATGAGGGTGCCCGGCCCATGCGGGCCATCTTCTTGGCTGATGGCAAGGTGTTCACCACGGGCTTCAGCCGCATGAGTGAGAGGCAGCTGGCGCTCTGGGACCCG GGCAACCTTGAGGAGCCCATGGCCCTACAGGAGCTGGACTCGAGCAACGGGGCCCTGCTGCCTTTCTATGACCCCGACACTGGTGTGGTCTACGTGTGTGGCAAG GGCGACTCCAGTATCCGGTACTTTGAGATCACGGATGAGCCCCCCTACATCCACTTCCTGAAcaccttcaccagcaaggaacccCAGAGAGGCATGGGCAGCATGCCCAAGAGGGGCCTGGAGGTCAGCAAATGCGAGATTGCCCG GTTCTACAAACTCCATGAGCGCAAGTGTGAGCCCATTGTCATGACCGTGCCAAGAAAG TCGGACCTCTTCCAGGACGATCTCTACCCAGACACAGCTGGGCCCGAGGCAGCCCTGGAGGCCGAGGAGTGGGTGAGCGGGCGGGACGCTGGTCCTGTCCTCATCTCTCTGCGAGAAGCCTACGTGCCCAGCAAACAGCGGGACCTGAAGGTTAGCCGGCGCAACGTGCTGTCCGACAGCCGGCCCACCAGCACCGGCCGCCCAGGGGCCTCCGCAGCCGCAGCCGCCCCTGCCCCCGTGGCCGAGGCCACGCCCAGCAGCATGCTCACGGGAGCCGGG caggaggctgggaagcTGGACGAGGTGATGCAGGAGCTACGGGCTCTGCGGGCGCTGGTGCGGGAGCAGGGTGAGCGCATCAGCCgcctggaggagcagctgggccGCATGGAGAACGGGGACGCCTAG
- the CORO1B gene encoding coronin-1B isoform X2: MSFRKVVRQSKFRHVFGQPVKNDQCYEDIRVSRVTWDSTFCAVNPKFLAVIVEASGGGAFLVLPLHKTGRIDKAHPTVCGHTGPVLDIDWCPHNDEVIASGSEDCTVMVWQIPENGLVSPLTEPVVVLEGHTKRVGIITWHPTARNVLLSAGCDNVVLIWNVGTAEELYRLDSLHPDLIYNVSWNRDGSLFCSACKDKSVRIIDPRRGTLVAEREKAHEGARPMRAIFLADGKVFTTGFSRMSERQLALWDPGNLEEPMALQELDSSNGALLPFYDPDTGVVYVCGKGDSSIRYFEITDEPPYIHFLNTFTSKEPQRGMGSMPKRGLEVSKCEIARFYKLHERKCEPIVMTVPRKSDLFQDDLYPDTAGPEAALEAEEWVSGRDAGPVLISLREAYVPSKQRDLKVSRRNVLSDSRPTSTGRPGASAAAAAPAPVAEATPSSMLTGAGEAGKLDEVMQELRALRALVREQGERISRLEEQLGRMENGDA, from the exons ATGTCATTCCGCAAGGTGGTCCGGCAGAGCAAATTCCGGCACGTGTTCGGGCAGCCGGTCAAGAATGACCAATGCTACGAGGACATCCGAGTGTCCCGCGTCACCTGGGACAGCACTTTCTGCGCTGTCAACCCCAAGTTTCTGGCAGTGATTGTAGAGGCCAGCGGCGGGGGTGCCTTCCTGGTGCTCCCCCTACACAAG ACAGGCCGCATCGACAAGGCCCACCCAACAGTGTGTGGGCACACGGGACCCGTCCTGGACATTGACTGGTGTCCCCACAATGATGAGGTCATTGCCAGCGGCTCAGAGGACTGCACGGTCATG GTGTGGCAGATCCCCGAGAACGGGCTGGTCTCCCCGCTCACCGAGCCCGTGGTAGTGCTTGAGGGTCACACCAAACGAGTGGGCATCATCACCTGGCACCCTACTGCCCGGAACGTGCTACTCAGCGCAG GCTGCGACAACGTGGTGCTCATTTGGAACGTGGGCACAGCCGAGGAGCTGTACCGCCTGGACAGCCTGCACCCCGACCTCATCTACAACGTCAGCTGGAACCGCGATGGCAGCCTCTTCTGCTCTGCCTGCAAAGACAAGAGCGTGCGCATCATCGACCCCCGCCGCGGCACCCTCGTGGCA GAGCGGGAGAAGGCCCATGAGGGTGCCCGGCCCATGCGGGCCATCTTCTTGGCTGATGGCAAGGTGTTCACCACGGGCTTCAGCCGCATGAGTGAGAGGCAGCTGGCGCTCTGGGACCCG GGCAACCTTGAGGAGCCCATGGCCCTACAGGAGCTGGACTCGAGCAACGGGGCCCTGCTGCCTTTCTATGACCCCGACACTGGTGTGGTCTACGTGTGTGGCAAG GGCGACTCCAGTATCCGGTACTTTGAGATCACGGATGAGCCCCCCTACATCCACTTCCTGAAcaccttcaccagcaaggaacccCAGAGAGGCATGGGCAGCATGCCCAAGAGGGGCCTGGAGGTCAGCAAATGCGAGATTGCCCG GTTCTACAAACTCCATGAGCGCAAGTGTGAGCCCATTGTCATGACCGTGCCAAGAAAG TCGGACCTCTTCCAGGACGATCTCTACCCAGACACAGCTGGGCCCGAGGCAGCCCTGGAGGCCGAGGAGTGGGTGAGCGGGCGGGACGCTGGTCCTGTCCTCATCTCTCTGCGAGAAGCCTACGTGCCCAGCAAACAGCGGGACCTGAAGGTTAGCCGGCGCAACGTGCTGTCCGACAGCCGGCCCACCAGCACCGGCCGCCCAGGGGCCTCCGCAGCCGCAGCCGCCCCTGCCCCCGTGGCCGAGGCCACGCCCAGCAGCATGCTCACGGGAGCCGGG gaggctgggaagcTGGACGAGGTGATGCAGGAGCTACGGGCTCTGCGGGCGCTGGTGCGGGAGCAGGGTGAGCGCATCAGCCgcctggaggagcagctgggccGCATGGAGAACGGGGACGCCTAG
- the PTPRCAP gene encoding protein tyrosine phosphatase receptor type C-associated protein, producing the protein MALPCALGLGSLLFLPGAMGSGTEDSMGSSSITVVLLLLLLLLLATSLALAWRRLSRDSGGYYHPARLGAALWGRTRRLLWASPPGRWLQAWAESGPQDTDPEQRPEEDEEDADPEDAEDAIDGGPDRAGPWEGGQQPGAGPCPEQVPEQAEEAQDSDTEGSLALGSQGPAGAGGSAEALLSDLHAFSGSAAWDDGTGAVAGQGLHVTAL; encoded by the exons ATG GCTCTGCCCTGCGCCCTGGGGCTCGGGTCGCTGTTGTTCCTGCCGGGAGCCATGGGCAGTGGGACGGAGGACAGCATGGGCTCCAGCTCCATCACCGTGgtcctactgctgctgctgctgttgctgctggccaccagcctggccctggcctggcgcCGCCTCAGCCGTGACTCAGGGGGCTATTACCACCCAGCCCGCCTGGGCGCTGCACTCTGGGGCCGCACCCGCCGCCTGCTCTGGGCCAGCCCCCCAGGCCGCTGGCTGCAGGCTTGGGCCGAGTCAGGCCCGCAAGACACCGACCCTGAACAGCGACCAGAGGAGGATGAAGAAGATGCTGATCCTGAAGATGCTGAAGATGCCATAGACGGTGGCCCAGACAGAGCCGGCCCCTGGGAGGgcgggcagcagccaggagcagggccCTGCCCTGAGCAGGTCCCAGAGCAGGCCGAGGAAGCCCAGGACAGCGACACTGAAGGTAGCCTGGCCCTCGGCTCCCAGGGGCCAGCGGGCGCAGGGGGCAGTGCCGAGGCCCTGCTGAGTGACCTGCACGCCTTCTCGGGCAGCGCAGCCTGGGATGACGGCACCGGGGCGGTCGCGGGCCAAGGCCTGCATGTGACTGCGCTGTAG
- the RPS6KB2 gene encoding ribosomal protein S6 kinase beta-2, whose amino-acid sequence MAAVFDLDLETEEGSEGEGEPDLSPADVCPLAELKAAGLEPVGHYEEVELGERSVNPGPERIGPHCFELLRVLGKGGYGKVFQVRKVQGSNSGKIYAMKVLRKAKIVRNAKDTAHTRAERNILELVKHPFIVELAYAFQTGGKLYLILECLSGGELFMQLEREGIFLEDTACFYLAEITLALGHLHAQGIIYRDLKPENIMLSSQGHIKLTDFGLCKESIHEDAVTHTFCGTIEYMAPEILVRSGHNRAVDWWSLGALMYDMLTGSPPFTAENRKKTMDKIIRGKLGLPPYLTPDARDLVKKFLKRNPSQRIGGGPGDAADVQRHPFFRHINWDDLLACRVDPPFRPCLQSEEDVSHFDTRFTRQTPVDSPDDTALSESANQAFLGFTYVAPSVLDSIKEGFSFQPKLRSPRRLHSSPRTPVSPLKFSPFEGFRPSPGPPEPAELPLPPLLPPPPPSSSTAPLPIRPPSGTKKSKRGRGRPGR is encoded by the exons ATGGCGGCCGTTTTCGACCTGGACTTGGAGACGGAGGAAGGCAGCGAAGGCGAGGGCGAGCCAGACTTGAGTCCCGCG GACGTGTGTCCCCTTGCTGAGCTGAAGGCTGCTGGCCTGGA GCCCGTGGGACACTACGAGGAGGTGGAGCTGGGCGAGAGGAGCGTGAACCCGGGCCCCGAGCGCATTGGGCCGCACTGCTTTGAGCTGCTCCGAGTGCTGGGCAAGGGAGGCTATGGCAAG GTGTTCCAGGTGCGAAAGGTGCAAGGCAGCAACTCGGGTAAAATATACGCCATGAAGGTGTTGAGGAAG GCCAAAATCGTGCGCAATGCCAAGGACACGGCCCACACGCGTGCCGAGAGGAACATTCTGGAATTAGTGAAGCACCCCTTCATTGTGGAACTGGCCTACGCCTTCCAGACGGGGGGCAAACTCTATCTTATTCTTGAGTGCCTCAGTG GTGGCGAGCTCTTCATGCAGCTGGAGCGAGAGGGCATCTTTCTGGAAGACACGGCCTG CTTCTACTTGGCTGAGATCACGCTGGCCCTGGGCCACCTGCATGCCCAGGGCATCATCTACCGGGACCTGAAGCCAGAGAACATTATGCTTAGCAGCCAGG GCCACATCAAACTCACAGACTTTGGTCTCTGCAAGGAGTCCATCCATGAGGATGCTGTGACCCACACCTTCTGCGGCACCATTGAGTATAT ggcccccGAGATCCTGGTGCGCAGCGGCCACAACCGGGCGGTGGACTGGTGGAGTCTGGGGGCGCTGATGTATGACATGCTCACTGGATCg ccGCCCTTCACCGCAGAGAACCGCAAGAAGACCATGGATAAGATCATCCGGGGGAAGCTGGGGCTGCCCCCCTACCTCACCCCCGACGCCCGGGACCTTGTCAAGAAG TTTCTGAAGCGAAATCCCAGCCAACGGATTGGGGGTGGCCCCGGGGACGCTGCTGATGTGCAG AGGCACCCCTTCTTCCGGCACATCAACTGGGACGACCTCCTGGCCTGCCGCGTGGACCCCCCTTTCAGGCCTTGTCTG CAATCTGAGGAAGATGTGAGTCACTTTGACACCCGTTTCACGCGCCAGACGCCAGTGGACAGCCCAGATGACACGGCCCTCAGCGAGAGCGCCAACCAGGCCTTCCTG ggcttCACCTACGTGGCACCTTCTGTCCTGGACAGCATCAAGGAAGGCTTCTCCTTCCAGCCCAAGCTGCGTTCACCCCGACGCCTCCACAGCAGTCCACGAACCCCCGTCAG TCCTCTCAAGTTCTCCCCCTTCGAGGGCTTTCGGCCTAGCCCTGGCCCCCCAGAGCCCGCGGAGCTGCCTCTGCCCCCGCTCCTGCCGCCACCTCCACCCTCCTCCAGCACGGCCCCCCTCCCTATCCGCCCCCCCTCAGGGACCAAGAAGTCTAAGAGGGGCCGGGGAAGGCCTGGGCGCtag